A section of the Ictalurus punctatus breed USDA103 chromosome 8, Coco_2.0, whole genome shotgun sequence genome encodes:
- the glsl gene encoding glutaminase liver isoform, mitochondrial isoform X1 → MEQISSQEADDNPYLCFQRTPSLRRKWRKRYGGLDGNKLLEPNKEEDMRENGVMINGLTERNAAPVKTAEAQETRFAENISNLVPRKAKPPQRPVNFVAPGSTALPAFISSGGTKAPQAEPERMLTAQPWPSISRTEAQHTQSKRKVAADVLFDSFASGGRVSTNHFFETLWCSGILRTDPRIKDCYALMKKLQDSDGAVDMNTFQRCVTGFVSFILKAVQGRFVIPDFCMFAEETQKLFIKCKQLSSVEEKEDRSKASGKWGISICTVDGQRLSLGDWNEPCVLGEIAWPLVYGLAVDQLGVDHVHRHVGVEEYAKYESPFTLSKQGVPHTPLTETGAIICASLLQQLTLRQVTEEEEKFESVLNIVRRLCNKEHANLNCTSYQGLKEDIIRLHALSFYLQEKKCFPEANDINATLDLLLQCMSTEVTCESGAALAATLANGGLCPMSGDQVLSSSAVRSTLSIMQVAGMNDYSRKFHFKTSMPAKSSSSGIVLTVVPGVLGITCWSPELDVYGNSWRAVHFCEELVSVFQLHSFDIRTPFRQVLFYRQWKVESEGYQIMNILLAAYRGDLQSLRRYFLSGADVNAVDYDGRSALHVAASEGRLEVIKFLMESTGANCTLKDRWGNTALQEAIRCNQGPAVQLLTKYTDYKEML, encoded by the exons ATGGAACAAATTTCAAGCCAAGAAGCAGATGACAATCCTTATCTGTG TTTTCAGAGAACACCATCTCTTCGTCGCAAATGGAGAAAACGCTATGGAGGTTTGGATGGCAACAAATTGCTGGAGCCAAATAAGGAGGAGGACATGAGAG AGAATGGTGTGATGATAAATGGCCTCACTGAAAGGAATGCTGCCCCTGTGAAGACTGCAGAAGCTCAG GAGACCAGATTTGCAGAGAATATTTCAAATCTTGTGCCAAGAAAAGCTAAGCCACCTCAGAGGCCTGTCAACTTTGTGGCTCCAGGATCAACAG CTTTACCAGCATTTATCAGCAGTGGTGGCACAAAAGCCCCTCAGGCAGAACCAGAGCGAATGCTCACTGCCCAGCCCTGGCCAAGCATCAGCAGGACTGAGGCCCAGCACACCCAATCCAAGAGAAAAGT AGCTGCTGACGTGCTGTTCGACAGCTTCGCCTCCGGAGGAAGAGTCAGCACCAATCATTTCTTTGAG ACCCTGTGGTGCTCTGGCATTTTAAGAACTGACCCACGGATTAAGGACTGCTATGCACTGATGAAAAAACTGCAGGATTCTGATGGAGCAGTGGACATGAACACTTTCCAAAG GTGTGTGACAGGCTTTGTATCTTTCATTCTGAAAGCAGTGCAAGGCAGATTTGTCATTCCAGATTTCTGTATGTTTGCTGAAGAGACCCAAAAGCTGTTCATTAAATGTAAACAGCTGTCTTCTGTAGAG GAGAAGGAAGACAGAAGCAAGGCCAGTGGAAAGTGGGGGATTTCAATCTGCACAGTGGATGGCCAGAG GCTCTCTCTTGGGGACTGGAATGAGCCGTGTGTTCTGGGAGAGATTGCCTGGCCGCTTGTTTACGGGCTTGCCGTGGATCAACTTGGAGTTGACCATGTCCACAGACATGTAGGAGTGGAGGAATATGCAAAATATGAGTCCCCCTTTACCCTGAGCAAACAAG GTGTCCCACACACTCCCCTGACAGAGACGGGAGCAATTATATGTGCGTCACTGCTGCAG CAGTTAACATTAAGGCAAGTtacagaggaagaggagaaattCGAGTCG GTTTTGAATATTGTAAGAAGATTATGTAACAAGGAACATGCCAACTTAAATTGTACAAG TTATCAAGGCTTGAAGGAGGACATTATACGTCTACATGCACTTTCATTTTATCTTCAAGAAAAGAAG TGTTTTCCAGAAGCCAATGATATAAATGCTACACTGGATCTGCTGTTACAG TGTATGTCTACAGAAGTCACATGTGAGTCCGGAGCTGCCTTGGCTGCAACTTTAGCTAATGGTGGCCTCTGCCCTATGTCAGGTGACCAGGTTCTGTCCAGCTCTGCGGTTCGCAGTACTCTGTCCATAATGCAAGTGGCAGGAATGAACGATTACTCCAGAAAATTCCATTTTAAG ACATCCATGCCTGCCAAATCCAGCAGCTCTGGTATTGTGTTGACAGTAGTCCCTGGGGTGCTGGGCATCACTTGCTGGTCACCAGAGTTGGATGTATATGGAAACTCGTGGAGGGCTGTGCATTTCTGTGAG GAGCTGGTGTCAGTTTTTCAGCTACACAGCTTTGATATCAGGACTCCATTCAGACAGGTGCTGTTCTACAGGCAGTGGAAAGTGGAGTCTGAG GGCTACCAAATCATGAACATCCTATTGGCTGCTTATCGAGGGGACCTGCAATCGTTACGGAG GTATTTCCTCTCTGGAGCAGATGTGAATGCTGTTGATTATGATGGAAGGTCTGCACTTCATGTGGCTGCCTCAGAGGGGCGTCTGGAGGTCATCAAGTTTCTGATGGAGAGCACTGGAGCCAACTGCACACTCAAGGACAG GTGGGGAAACACAGCTTTGCAGGAGGCTATAAGATGCAATCAAGGACCTGCTGTACAGCTCCTCACAAAGTACACAGACTACAAGGAAATGTTATGA
- the glsl gene encoding glutaminase liver isoform, mitochondrial isoform X3: MRENGVMINGLTERNAAPVKTAEAQETRFAENISNLVPRKAKPPQRPVNFVAPGSTALPAFISSGGTKAPQAEPERMLTAQPWPSISRTEAQHTQSKRKVAADVLFDSFASGGRVSTNHFFETLWCSGILRTDPRIKDCYALMKKLQDSDGAVDMNTFQRCVTGFVSFILKAVQGRFVIPDFCMFAEETQKLFIKCKQLSSVEEKEDRSKASGKWGISICTVDGQRLSLGDWNEPCVLGEIAWPLVYGLAVDQLGVDHVHRHVGVEEYAKYESPFTLSKQGVPHTPLTETGAIICASLLQQLTLRQVTEEEEKFESVLNIVRRLCNKEHANLNCTSYQGLKEDIIRLHALSFYLQEKKCFPEANDINATLDLLLQCMSTEVTCESGAALAATLANGGLCPMSGDQVLSSSAVRSTLSIMQVAGMNDYSRKFHFKTSMPAKSSSSGIVLTVVPGVLGITCWSPELDVYGNSWRAVHFCEELVSVFQLHSFDIRTPFRQVLFYRQWKVESEGYQIMNILLAAYRGDLQSLRRYFLSGADVNAVDYDGRSALHVAASEGRLEVIKFLMESTGANCTLKDRWGNTALQEAIRCNQGPAVQLLTKYTDYKEML; encoded by the exons ATGAGAG AGAATGGTGTGATGATAAATGGCCTCACTGAAAGGAATGCTGCCCCTGTGAAGACTGCAGAAGCTCAG GAGACCAGATTTGCAGAGAATATTTCAAATCTTGTGCCAAGAAAAGCTAAGCCACCTCAGAGGCCTGTCAACTTTGTGGCTCCAGGATCAACAG CTTTACCAGCATTTATCAGCAGTGGTGGCACAAAAGCCCCTCAGGCAGAACCAGAGCGAATGCTCACTGCCCAGCCCTGGCCAAGCATCAGCAGGACTGAGGCCCAGCACACCCAATCCAAGAGAAAAGT AGCTGCTGACGTGCTGTTCGACAGCTTCGCCTCCGGAGGAAGAGTCAGCACCAATCATTTCTTTGAG ACCCTGTGGTGCTCTGGCATTTTAAGAACTGACCCACGGATTAAGGACTGCTATGCACTGATGAAAAAACTGCAGGATTCTGATGGAGCAGTGGACATGAACACTTTCCAAAG GTGTGTGACAGGCTTTGTATCTTTCATTCTGAAAGCAGTGCAAGGCAGATTTGTCATTCCAGATTTCTGTATGTTTGCTGAAGAGACCCAAAAGCTGTTCATTAAATGTAAACAGCTGTCTTCTGTAGAG GAGAAGGAAGACAGAAGCAAGGCCAGTGGAAAGTGGGGGATTTCAATCTGCACAGTGGATGGCCAGAG GCTCTCTCTTGGGGACTGGAATGAGCCGTGTGTTCTGGGAGAGATTGCCTGGCCGCTTGTTTACGGGCTTGCCGTGGATCAACTTGGAGTTGACCATGTCCACAGACATGTAGGAGTGGAGGAATATGCAAAATATGAGTCCCCCTTTACCCTGAGCAAACAAG GTGTCCCACACACTCCCCTGACAGAGACGGGAGCAATTATATGTGCGTCACTGCTGCAG CAGTTAACATTAAGGCAAGTtacagaggaagaggagaaattCGAGTCG GTTTTGAATATTGTAAGAAGATTATGTAACAAGGAACATGCCAACTTAAATTGTACAAG TTATCAAGGCTTGAAGGAGGACATTATACGTCTACATGCACTTTCATTTTATCTTCAAGAAAAGAAG TGTTTTCCAGAAGCCAATGATATAAATGCTACACTGGATCTGCTGTTACAG TGTATGTCTACAGAAGTCACATGTGAGTCCGGAGCTGCCTTGGCTGCAACTTTAGCTAATGGTGGCCTCTGCCCTATGTCAGGTGACCAGGTTCTGTCCAGCTCTGCGGTTCGCAGTACTCTGTCCATAATGCAAGTGGCAGGAATGAACGATTACTCCAGAAAATTCCATTTTAAG ACATCCATGCCTGCCAAATCCAGCAGCTCTGGTATTGTGTTGACAGTAGTCCCTGGGGTGCTGGGCATCACTTGCTGGTCACCAGAGTTGGATGTATATGGAAACTCGTGGAGGGCTGTGCATTTCTGTGAG GAGCTGGTGTCAGTTTTTCAGCTACACAGCTTTGATATCAGGACTCCATTCAGACAGGTGCTGTTCTACAGGCAGTGGAAAGTGGAGTCTGAG GGCTACCAAATCATGAACATCCTATTGGCTGCTTATCGAGGGGACCTGCAATCGTTACGGAG GTATTTCCTCTCTGGAGCAGATGTGAATGCTGTTGATTATGATGGAAGGTCTGCACTTCATGTGGCTGCCTCAGAGGGGCGTCTGGAGGTCATCAAGTTTCTGATGGAGAGCACTGGAGCCAACTGCACACTCAAGGACAG GTGGGGAAACACAGCTTTGCAGGAGGCTATAAGATGCAATCAAGGACCTGCTGTACAGCTCCTCACAAAGTACACAGACTACAAGGAAATGTTATGA
- the glsl gene encoding glutaminase liver isoform, mitochondrial isoform X2 produces the protein MEQISSQEADDNPYLCFQRTPSLRRKWRKRYGGLDGNKLLEPNKEEDMRENGVMINGLTERNAAPVKTAEAQETRFAENISNLVPRKAKPPQRPVNFVAPGSTALPAFISSGGTKAPQAEPERMLTAQPWPSISRTEAQHTQSKRKVAADVLFDSFASGGRVSTNHFFETLWCSGILRTDPRIKDCYALMKKLQDSDGAVDMNTFQRCVTGFVSFILKAVQGRFVIPDFCMFAEETQKLFIKCKQLSSVEEKEDRSKASGKWGISICTVDGQRLSLGDWNEPCVLGEIAWPLVYGLAVDQLGVDHVHRHVGVEEYAKYESPFTLSKQGVPHTPLTETGAIICASLLQLTLRQVTEEEEKFESVLNIVRRLCNKEHANLNCTSYQGLKEDIIRLHALSFYLQEKKCFPEANDINATLDLLLQCMSTEVTCESGAALAATLANGGLCPMSGDQVLSSSAVRSTLSIMQVAGMNDYSRKFHFKTSMPAKSSSSGIVLTVVPGVLGITCWSPELDVYGNSWRAVHFCEELVSVFQLHSFDIRTPFRQVLFYRQWKVESEGYQIMNILLAAYRGDLQSLRRYFLSGADVNAVDYDGRSALHVAASEGRLEVIKFLMESTGANCTLKDRWGNTALQEAIRCNQGPAVQLLTKYTDYKEML, from the exons ATGGAACAAATTTCAAGCCAAGAAGCAGATGACAATCCTTATCTGTG TTTTCAGAGAACACCATCTCTTCGTCGCAAATGGAGAAAACGCTATGGAGGTTTGGATGGCAACAAATTGCTGGAGCCAAATAAGGAGGAGGACATGAGAG AGAATGGTGTGATGATAAATGGCCTCACTGAAAGGAATGCTGCCCCTGTGAAGACTGCAGAAGCTCAG GAGACCAGATTTGCAGAGAATATTTCAAATCTTGTGCCAAGAAAAGCTAAGCCACCTCAGAGGCCTGTCAACTTTGTGGCTCCAGGATCAACAG CTTTACCAGCATTTATCAGCAGTGGTGGCACAAAAGCCCCTCAGGCAGAACCAGAGCGAATGCTCACTGCCCAGCCCTGGCCAAGCATCAGCAGGACTGAGGCCCAGCACACCCAATCCAAGAGAAAAGT AGCTGCTGACGTGCTGTTCGACAGCTTCGCCTCCGGAGGAAGAGTCAGCACCAATCATTTCTTTGAG ACCCTGTGGTGCTCTGGCATTTTAAGAACTGACCCACGGATTAAGGACTGCTATGCACTGATGAAAAAACTGCAGGATTCTGATGGAGCAGTGGACATGAACACTTTCCAAAG GTGTGTGACAGGCTTTGTATCTTTCATTCTGAAAGCAGTGCAAGGCAGATTTGTCATTCCAGATTTCTGTATGTTTGCTGAAGAGACCCAAAAGCTGTTCATTAAATGTAAACAGCTGTCTTCTGTAGAG GAGAAGGAAGACAGAAGCAAGGCCAGTGGAAAGTGGGGGATTTCAATCTGCACAGTGGATGGCCAGAG GCTCTCTCTTGGGGACTGGAATGAGCCGTGTGTTCTGGGAGAGATTGCCTGGCCGCTTGTTTACGGGCTTGCCGTGGATCAACTTGGAGTTGACCATGTCCACAGACATGTAGGAGTGGAGGAATATGCAAAATATGAGTCCCCCTTTACCCTGAGCAAACAAG GTGTCCCACACACTCCCCTGACAGAGACGGGAGCAATTATATGTGCGTCACTGCTGCAG TTAACATTAAGGCAAGTtacagaggaagaggagaaattCGAGTCG GTTTTGAATATTGTAAGAAGATTATGTAACAAGGAACATGCCAACTTAAATTGTACAAG TTATCAAGGCTTGAAGGAGGACATTATACGTCTACATGCACTTTCATTTTATCTTCAAGAAAAGAAG TGTTTTCCAGAAGCCAATGATATAAATGCTACACTGGATCTGCTGTTACAG TGTATGTCTACAGAAGTCACATGTGAGTCCGGAGCTGCCTTGGCTGCAACTTTAGCTAATGGTGGCCTCTGCCCTATGTCAGGTGACCAGGTTCTGTCCAGCTCTGCGGTTCGCAGTACTCTGTCCATAATGCAAGTGGCAGGAATGAACGATTACTCCAGAAAATTCCATTTTAAG ACATCCATGCCTGCCAAATCCAGCAGCTCTGGTATTGTGTTGACAGTAGTCCCTGGGGTGCTGGGCATCACTTGCTGGTCACCAGAGTTGGATGTATATGGAAACTCGTGGAGGGCTGTGCATTTCTGTGAG GAGCTGGTGTCAGTTTTTCAGCTACACAGCTTTGATATCAGGACTCCATTCAGACAGGTGCTGTTCTACAGGCAGTGGAAAGTGGAGTCTGAG GGCTACCAAATCATGAACATCCTATTGGCTGCTTATCGAGGGGACCTGCAATCGTTACGGAG GTATTTCCTCTCTGGAGCAGATGTGAATGCTGTTGATTATGATGGAAGGTCTGCACTTCATGTGGCTGCCTCAGAGGGGCGTCTGGAGGTCATCAAGTTTCTGATGGAGAGCACTGGAGCCAACTGCACACTCAAGGACAG GTGGGGAAACACAGCTTTGCAGGAGGCTATAAGATGCAATCAAGGACCTGCTGTACAGCTCCTCACAAAGTACACAGACTACAAGGAAATGTTATGA
- the c8h15orf40 gene encoding UPF0235 protein C15orf40 homolog, protein MYFQSLRHGFMRITLFTLSESSCRGSLRSSSATVKSTGRGDSLINNMPKKEKTSKTTPTKKQSETPTGPVSTHKDGGLAIAIHAKPGAKQNAVTDVSSEAVGVAIAAPPTDGEANAELVRYLCKVLALKKSEVTLDKGSKSREKVIKVIASISQEEVLERLKREAAG, encoded by the exons ATGTATTTCCAAAGTTTGCGTCATGGATTTATGAGAATTACGTTATTTACACTCTCTGAAAGTAGCTGTAGGGGAAGTCTCCGTTCTTCTTCGGCTACAGTAAAGTCTACAGGCAGAGGAGATTCTCTTATAAACAACAtgcccaagaaagaaaaaacg AGCAAAACCACGCCGACGAAGAAGCAGTCAGAAACACCGACCGGTCCAGTTTCCACGCATAAAGACGGCGGACTTGCAATAGCGATACACGCCAAGCCTGGAGCAAAGCAAAATGCTGTCACAG ATGTTAGCTCGGAGGCGGTGGGGGTCGCTATTGCTGCACCTCCTACAGACGGCGAGGCCAACGCAGAGCTCGTGCGCTATCTGTGCAAAGTGCTGGCGCTGAAGAAGAGTGAAGTCACGCTGGATAAG GGCAGTAAATCCAGagaaaaagtcattaaagtCATTGCTTCGATTAGTCAAGAGGAGGTTCTGGAGAGACTAAAGCGAGAGGCTGCTGGCTGA